The sequence TGGGGATGAACCCGGGCCCCTTCGGCATGGCCCAGACCGGGGTCCCCTTCGGCGACGTGGCCATGGTGCGCGATTTCCTGGGCGTTTCGGGGGCGCTGGACGCGCTCCCCCGGCAGCACCCCAAGCGCCCGATCCGCGGCTTCGACTGCCCGCGGAGCGAGGTGAGCGGCACGCGGTTGTGGGGCTACGCGCGGGACCGCTTCGGGGCCCCGCGCCCCTTCTTCGAGAAATTTTTCGTGGTGAACTACTGTCCCCTGGTCTTCATGGCCGAGAGCGGCAAAAACATCACCCCCGACAAGCTGCCGGCCGCGGAGGCCGAGCGGCTGACCGCCGCCTGCGACGAGGCGCTGCGGCGCCTGGCGCTCGCAATGGACGCGCGCTTCCTGGTGGGGGTCGGCGCCTTCGCCCGCCGGGCCTCCGAGCGCGCGCTCGGGGGGAGCGGCATCCCGGTGGGGCAGATCCTCCACCCCTCCCCCGCCAGCCCGCTGGCCAACCGCGGCTGGGCCGAGGCCGCCCACCGCCAGCTCCAAAACCTCCAGTTGGTGTGAATGGGGACAGTCACCGCTGTCCCCTATTCATATTCATGGCGCAGCAGCCCGAAGAGGACCGAATCCTGGAGCTCCCCGCTGACGTGATACCGCTCGCGCTGATACCCTTCGCGCACGAACCCGAGCCGCTCGAGGGCGCGGATCGACCGCGTGTTGCGGGGATCGACGTCGGCCTCGATCCGGTGGAGCCCCATCTCCACGAAGCCGAACCGGACGAGGGCGGGCAGGACCTCGGACATGATCCCCTCCCCCCAGCGGTC comes from Acidobacteriota bacterium and encodes:
- a CDS encoding single-stranded DNA-binding protein; translated protein: MRGLAARLMEITEELSARVDRMRFGPPVEYVYNPLAYARAPHRDYVEKHARPGVALWVGMNPGPFGMAQTGVPFGDVAMVRDFLGVSGALDALPRQHPKRPIRGFDCPRSEVSGTRLWGYARDRFGAPRPFFEKFFVVNYCPLVFMAESGKNITPDKLPAAEAERLTAACDEALRRLALAMDARFLVGVGAFARRASERALGGSGIPVGQILHPSPASPLANRGWAEAAHRQLQNLQLV